A single region of the Mercenaria mercenaria strain notata chromosome 6, MADL_Memer_1, whole genome shotgun sequence genome encodes:
- the LOC128558135 gene encoding E3 ubiquitin-protein ligase TRIM33-like codes for MAVPGKLAASSEQDSNLICLPCDRDVGLRESVYGFCQDCQEHLCETCFKHHKRSRPSRNHVLLGRDEMPKNQKIDTVRPDDETDLCANHKDKLLEFYCNKHRKVACYVCVTLEHKLCEVDYIPDISGSVSDEIRNLITEMKYLVNKCKNNIENAKMATQLDLNYKKIAEDIKLFRKEINDCLDHMESEVTRKAEALVNTAKRKQENVIVACGEIADEVNCLQLNLNYLSEENKQNQLFIEMKHVEDRLSILTCKEKQIIEDNETEENIEFTRNKKIIELLKA; via the coding sequence ATGGCGGTACCAGGGAAATTAGCTGCTTCTTCCGAACAAGACTCAAACTTGATATGCCTTCCATGTGATAGAGATGTTGGCTTGAGGGAATCAGTTTATGGATTTTGCCAGGACTGCCAAGAACACTTGTGTGAAACATGTTTCAAGCACCACAAAAGGTCAAGGCCATCCAGGAATCATGTCCTTCTTGGCAGAGACGAAATGCCAAAGAACCAAAAAATTGATACTGTGAGACCTGATGACGAAACGGATCTTTGTGCAAATCATAAAGATAAATTGTTAGAGTTTTACTGTAACAAACACAGGAAAGTTGCATGTTATGTCTGTGTTACATTGGAACACAAACTTTGCGAGGTAGACTATATTCCTGATATATCAGGAAGTGTGTCTGATGAGATAAGGAATTTGAtaacagaaatgaaatatttggttaacaaatgtaaaaacaaCATAGAAAATGCTAAAATGGCTACACAGCTGGACCTGAACTATAAGAAAATTGCTGAAGATATCAAGCTTTTTAGGAAAGAAATAAATGATTGTTTAGATCATATGGAAAGTGAGGTAACTAGAAAAGCTGAAGCTCTTGTAAACACAGCAAAACGTAAACAAGAAAATGTTATCGTAGCTTGTGGAGAAATAGCCGATGAAGTAAATTGTTTGCAGTTGAATCTAAACTATCTAAGTGAGGAAAATAAGCAGAACCAATTATTTATTGAAATGAAGCATGTTGAGGACCGTTTGTCTATACTGACATGTAAGGAAAAGCAAATAATCGAGGACAATGAAACAgaagaaaatattgaatttaCTCGAAACAAAAAGATAATTGAGCTACTCAAGGCTTAG